Proteins encoded in a region of the Carassius gibelio isolate Cgi1373 ecotype wild population from Czech Republic chromosome B5, carGib1.2-hapl.c, whole genome shotgun sequence genome:
- the LOC127957948 gene encoding uncharacterized protein LOC127957948 produces the protein MNSSVMELKIKVMGGDERSLEVRSDATVGDLKQLISELFREPPSKLRLSDENRSIFNLDSRKLSEYGLRSGSVMILVIDRPFQVFVQNEKGIIGTYDVAVNETVDQLQTKVYNKEGVPKDQQILIYQGEKLKAGKKLQDYNIKSGDTIYMTLRLRGG, from the exons ATGAACAGCTCG GTAATGGAACTGAAAATCAAAGTGATGGGAGGAGATGAGAGGAGTCTGGAAGTGAGAAGTGATGCCACGGTTGGAGACCTCAAGCAGCTCATTTCTGAGCTCTTCAGAGAGCCTCCTTCCAAACTGAGGCTTTCTGACGAGAACCGTTCCATTTTCAACCTTGATTCCAGGAAACTCAGCGAATACGGTTTGCGTTCAGGCTCAGTTATGATCCTGGTCATCGACAGACCTTTTCAGGTGTTTGTTCAAAATGAAAAAGGCATTATAGGAACGTATGATGTTGCTGTCAATGAGACCGTAGATCAGCTCCAGACTAAGGTCTACAACAAAGAGGGAGTCCCAAAGGACCAGCAGATACTGATTTACCAAGGCGAAAAGCTGAAGGCTGGCAAGAAGTTGCAAGACTACAACATCAAGTCAGGAGACACCATTTACATGACTCTCCGGCTCCGAGGAGGTTAA
- the LOC127957955 gene encoding glutamyl-tRNA(Gln) amidotransferase subunit C, mitochondrial → FYLQPTRVSPDLVDKLERLALVDFGSKEGVDCLEKAIRFADQLHVINTDGVEPMDSVLEDRELYLRDDLVREGECAEELLQLAKHTVEEYFVAPPGNIPLPKREERSAMLKDSEF, encoded by the exons ttttatttgcagCCAACAAGAGTCTCCCCAGATTTAGTGGACAAATTGGAGAGATTAGCCCTCGTTGACTTTGGCAGTAAAGAAGGGGTGGACTGTCTGGAGAAAGCCATTCGATTCGCTGATCAGCTTCATGTCATTAATACTGATGGCGTGGAGCCGATGGATTCAGTTCTAGAGGACAG AGAGCTGTATTTGAGAGATGATTTGGTAAGAGAGGGTGAATGTGCGGAGGAGCTGCTCCAGCTGGCCAAACACACTGTAGAGGAGTACTTTGTTGCACctccag GGAACATCCCACTGCCTAAGAGAGAAGAGAGATCTGCTATGCTTAAAGACTCTGAATTTTGA
- the LOC127957951 gene encoding uncharacterized protein LOC127957951, which yields MELIIRLLSGDVKRLEVSGGATVGELKKLISQIIGEPSYKQKLSADNGSRISLEDESRTLSSYGLHSGSVVSLLITNPGPFQVFVRNEKGQTGTYEVDINETVDQLQAKIYRKERVPVDQQRLIFNGRQLESGRKLQEYDISSGSSIHMTLRLRGG from the coding sequence ATGGAGCTGATAATAAGACTGCTGAGTGGAGATGTGAAGCGTCTGGAAGTGAGCGGTGGAGCCACAGTTGGTGAACTGAAGAAACTCATCTCTCAGATCATCGGAGAACCTTCTTACAAACAGAAGCTGTCTGCCGATAACGGTTCGCGTATCAGCCTTGAGGATGAGTCTCGAACCCTCAGCAGTTACGGTCTGCACTCTGGATCAGTGGTCAGTCTGCTCATCACCAACCCCGGACCTTTCCAAGTGTTCGTCAGGAATGAGAAGGGCCAGACCGGGACGTATGAAGTGGATATCAATGAGaccgtagatcagctccaggctaagATCTACCGCAAAGAGAGAGTCCCCGTGGACCAGCAGAGACTGATTTTCAACGGAAGACAGCTGGAGTCCGGCAGAAAGTTGCAGGAATACGACATCAGCTCAGGAAGCAGCATTCACATGACTCTCCGTCTGCGAGGAGGATGA